A window of Sedimentibacter sp. MB31-C6 genomic DNA:
TGTTTCTTCATCATAATCATATATAATCATTACGTATCCAACCATTTTTTCAGCATAATATATACCAAAAGGAATACACTGACTATAATATACATATGCTTGTGCTAAGCTACGAATAGGATGTGAAACATATTCCTCTTGTCCTTTTTTTAACTTCAAATTAAAGCAATCAATAAAATTTGATTCATCAATTTTTTTCAATGTAATGTTATTATTCATATTTCCTCCAATTTTTATCAAGAGGTTAAATAACATTAACCCCCAGTATTAATGTAATAGTCTGCATATATATTTTTTTCATAATGAACAGCTCCTTTCATAAATTGATATCTATATAAACACAAGTATTCTTGTGGTCTTTTATTTGCTACAGCATATTAATCAAGTTTTCATCCTATAGTTATTTCGCAATCTTTATGCTATATGAACTGACATATATAAAAAATCACTTAAAGAATTAATAGTGTTCAGTCTTCTAAGTGATTTTTGTGTAACAACTTACTATTATATTTTTATCAATAATTATTCATTTTTATTTTTGCAACTTTATTGTACGACTACAAATTCTTCAAACCCTATTTTACATTACTCAACTGTTACTGACTTTGCTAAATTTCTTGGCTTATCAATATCACAGCCCTTTAGTAAAGCTGCATAATATGCTAGGTATTGAGCTGGAATTATTGTTGCTAAAGGTGAAAGCAATTCATTTACATCATCTATTACTATTTGATCTGTTTCTTGGCTAAACTTACGCATGGATATTACCATTGTAGCAGCACCTCTAGCTTTAACTTCTTTAATATTACTTCTTGTATTTAAATTAATATTTTCTTGAGTTATTATAGCTATTACTGGTGTATTGTCTTCAATCAGAGCTATTGTACCATGTTTTAATTCACCTGCAGCAAATCCCTCTGTTTGTATATATGAAATTTCTTTAAGTTTAAGTGATGCTTCCAAACAAATAAAGTAATCCATACTTCTTCCAATATAGAAACAATTTCTACTATTTTGTAAATATTTTTCTGCAAGAGCTTTATAATTATCTTTATCATCACAGAGGGTTTCCATTGTGTATGCAATTTTACTTAATTCTTTAAATATATCAATATTTATTTTATTATTTACTGATGCTGCAAGTATAGCTAATACAGCTATTTGTGCAGTATATGCCTTCGTTGAAGCAACTGCTATTTCAGGTCCTGCATATAAAAGTAATGTGCTATCTGCTTCTCTAGATAAAGTTGAGCCTTTTACATTTGTCAGTGTTAATGTTTTATAACCCATTTCTTTTACTTTTACCAATACAGCTCTACTATCAGCTGTTTCACCACTTTGTGAAATGAACATAAAAAGTGGATTTTCTGACAGTAATGGCATATTATAAATGAATTCACTGGCTATAATAACTTCTGTAGGTTTTCCTGCAATTTTTTCAAAGAATTGCTTTCCAATGAGACCGGCATGATAACTAGTACCGCAAGCTATTATATATAATTTGTCACATTCCCTTACATTTTGTATTATTTCCGGGGAAATTTTCATGTTACCCTTTTCGTCAGAATACTCTGACATAATTTTTCTCATAACAAATGGCTGTTCTTCAATTTCTTTCATCATATAATGCGGGTATGTTCCCTTTTCTATGTCTGAAGAATCTATGTCTGCTATATATGGCTCTCTAGTTACTTTATTACCATATATTGTGTATATTTCAATATTGTCTTTTGTTATTTTCAAAAATTCTCTGTCTTCAATTTCATAAAATTGATTTGTATGATTAATCATTGCCATCGCATCACTGCCTACCATATTAAAACCTTCTCCTTTACCCGCCAATAAAGGTGTTTTATTTTTAGCTGCATATATAGTATCTGTGTCAGTTTTATCTAGTATGGCTAATGCATAGGAACCTTCAAGTTCGCTCATAGTATGTCTGATTGCTAATTCTACAGACTCTCCATCATTAACGAATTTCTCTATTAGTTGAACTATAACTTCTGTATCAGTATCACTGGTAAATTTTGTATTATTTAAATATTTTTTTCTCAATTCATCTTCGTTTTCAATTATTCCGTTGTGTACCAATGTAAATCTCTTTGTATAACTTTGATGAGGATGAGAATTAATTTTATTTGGAATTCCATGGGTTGCCCATCTAGTATGTCCTATTCCAATTGTTCCTGTTATGTTTTTATCTATAGATTCTCTTAACTGTGCTATACGTCCTTTTTCTTTACATATATACATATTATCATTATTCTCTATAGCAATACCAGCTGAATCGTATCCTCTGTATTCAAGCTTTTCTAATCCGCCTAATATAATTTCTTTTACATCTTCAAATCCAATATAACCTACTATTCCACACATATAAGTTCTCCATTCTTTTTATTTTTTTTCAAATTAAATAATACTCGAATTTTTTCTTTTCAAGCACACCATAATAAATAATATTAGATTTTGATAATATTATTATATGATTCCTCGAATAAATTTTTTTTGTCACTTTTTTAAACAAATATTGTTTTGGGGAAAACTTAAACTTTGACATGTGTTATTTCATTAAAGATTTGCAAGCTTAAAGGTTTCACTTTGTTTTAACAGTCACCTGTTACTTTTGTAAAAACCTTATCGATGAAGCTACACCGCAGAGCATCCGCCGAATATTCGATAACTCTGTCCTCGTCAACTTATTAATAAGTTCTGGCGCTATAATACTATTGTCTCGTAAGTTCTCCGAATTTTAACCCTCCTTTTTTTATTTTATTATTAAAATATGTAACATTAAAATTTTAGTTACTTAATCTTTATTATTTTAACACAAAATAGTTATAAAGTACATAATTAATTATGTATTTTTATCAATAAATCGTCTATTTGGTTATTCATAACCTTTTGTAGATATAATTTCCATGTATTATAAAAACAAGAGTGCTAATAATAAGGTTAGAAAGTCAATTAATTGATTTTCTTCTTTGAAAATTTAATCATGTAAAATGTATAGGCAGTTTAGATTTGTCTAAATATTTATTAATATAAGTGGGTACCCCTATTCATACTTTAATTTTGGTAATTAAAATTTCAAAAAACTCAACATATATTACCAATAATACAATAACTTACATGGTTAAATTAAATTCAAATGACAATAATAATATTACATCTACTAAGAAAGGAGAGACAAAATGAGTAGTAATAACAACAGTGGAAGCAACAATATTGTAGTTCCTGAAGCAAAACAAGCATTAAACCAAATGAAAACTGAAATAGCTAATGAATTAGGTTTAACAAACTATGAACAAGTAGATAAAGGTAACCTTACTGCAAGACAAAATGGTTACGTAGGCGGATACATGACTAAGAGATTAGTTGAAATGGCACAAAGACAAATGAGTGGTTCAAGTGGAATGCAGAACCAACAAATGAAATAAAGGTACATTCTGATTATAAAATAAATAAAGATATAAAATTGGTGAATAGCAATTGCTATTCACCTTTTTTAATGTTTATAAGGAAGGGATTAGTTTCCTTACAATACTTGTTACCAATTATTTATTAACTGTTGCTTGTTTTAATTGTTCAATCAACTGTGGAACAACTTTAAATATATCTCCAACTATACCAACATCTGCAACTTCAAATATTGGAGCTGTTTCATCTTTATTGATTGCTATAATATAATCAGATTCCTCCATACCGGCTAAATGCTGTATAGCTCCTGAAATACCACATGCTATATAAAGATTTGGTCTTACAGTTTTACCAGTTTGACCAACTTGTCTGTCCTTTGGTACCCAACCTGCATCAACAGCTGCTCTAGATGCTGATATTGTTCCGTCAAGAATGTCTGCCAATTCTTCAAGCATTGAATAGTTTTCAGGACCATGCATTCCTCTTCCGCCTGATACTAATACTTTAGCATCTTCAATGTTCATTCTTTGCTGAATTATTTTTGTTACATCTAATATTTCAACATTCTTACATTCAGCTGGAATTTCTAATTTATATTCTTCAATATTTACAGGATTTGATTCTGATGGTTTTAATGCCTGCATAACTCCTGGTCTTACAGTAGCCATTTGTGGTCTTGTATCAGGACATGCAATTGTAGCCATTAAATTTCCACCAAATGCAGGTCTTGTCATCATTAAGTTTAATTTTTCAGAATCTTTATCATCTGGTTCAATTGTTAAGCCTGTACAGTCAGCAGTTAATCCTGCTTTTAATCTACATGCAATTCTTGGAGCTAAATCTCTTCCAATTGCAGAAGCTCCATATAATACTATCTCTGGTTTTTTATCTAATATAATTTGATTCATTGTATAAACATATGGTTCTGTCATATATAAATCAAGTAATTCATCATCTACATATATTACATTGTCTGCACCTGCATAGCACAATTTTTTTGCTTCGTCTTTCATATCTTTTCCAAGCAAAACAGCAGTTACAGTTGTATTTAAATCTTCTGCCAATTTTTTACCTTTGCCTACAAGTTCAAAGGCTACTTTTTGTACTTTTTGGTCTCTTTGTTCTGCAAAAACGAAGATGCCTTTATATTCAGAAATATTCATTTTGTCCTCCTCCTACTAAATTATAAATTTTTCTTTCATTTTATCAAGTATCAGTTCAGCTGATTCTTGAGGTTCTAAGTTAAATACTTTACCTGCTGTTTTTGCGCCTTTTGTAAATGACTTTTTAACCTTTGTAGGAGAACCCTTTAATCCAATTTCATTTAAATCAACGTCTAAATCTTTAACTGTCCAAACTTTTACCTCTTTATCTCTAAAGGCTTCAAATATACCGCCTGGAGTCATATAACGAGGTTGGTTTAATTCAGCTAATGCAGTTACCAAACAAGGTAATTTTGTTTTTAAAGTATGATATCTATCCTCATATTGTCTTTTAACAATGATGCAATCTCCATCAATTTTAATATCTTCTGCATAGCTTATGTTTGTTAAACCTAAATGTTCAGCTGTTTCAGGTCCAACTTGTGCAGTATCTCCATCTATTGCTTGTCTACCTGTAATAATTAAATCATAGTCTAATTTGCTCAATGATGCAGCAAGGGTTTTTGAAGTTGCCAATGTATCTGCTCCTCCAAATGCTCTATCTGTAATAAGGATTGCTTCATCTGCACCCATTGCCAATGCTTCTCTCAATGCTAAATCTGCTTGAGGAGGTCCCATTGATATTGCTGTTACATGTGCACCCTTTTCTTCTTTAATTCTTATTGCAGCTTCAAGACCTGCTTTGTCATCAGGGTTTATTATACTTGGTACGCCTTCTCTTATTAAAGTGTTAGTTTTTGGATCGATTCTAACCTCTGTTGTATCAGGCACCTGTTTAATACATACTACTATATTCACTATCTTTGCCTCCCTATTTCAACATATTTGCACTGATAACCATTCTTTGAACTTCTGAAGTTCCTTCATAAATTTCAGTTATCTTCGCGTCTCTCATCATTCTTTCAACAGGATAATCTCTTGTATATCCATATCCTCCATGAAGCTGAACAGCTTTTGTTGTAACTTCCATAGCTGTTTCTGCTGCTATTAATTTAGCCATTGCTGCATCAACATTATATGGTTTACCTGCGTCTTTATTACATGCTGCTCTGTAAACCAAAAGTCTAGATGCATCTACCTTAGCTTGCATATCTGCTAACTGGAACTGAGTATTTTGGAATTTAGATATTGATCTACCAAATTGTTTTCTTTCTTTAACATATTTAACAGTTTCATCAATAGCACCCTGTGCAATACCAAGCGCCTGAGCAGCAATTCCTATTCTACCGCTATCAAGTGTCTTCATTGCAATTTTAAAGCCTTGTCCTTCTTTTCCAAGAAGATTTTCTTTTGGTACAATACAGTCTTCAAATACCAACTCACATGTTGCAGAGCCTCTAATACCCATTTTTAATTCTTTTTTTCCTATTGAAAAACCAGGGAAGTCTTTTTCCACAATAAATGCAGAAATACCTCTTGTTCCTTGAGATTTATCAGTCATAGCCATAACAATATAGCAATCCGCATAGGATCCGTTTGTTATAAATATTTTTGTACCGTTTAGAATATAATTATCTCCATCAAGTACTGCTTTAGTTTGTTGTCCTGCTGCATCTGTTCCAGCTCCAGGTTCAGTAAGTCCAAATGCTCCTATCCATTCACCCGATGCAACTTTTGTTAGATACTTTTTCTTTTGTTCTTCAGTTCCAAATTCATTTAATGGACCGCCACAAAGTGAAGTATGTGCGGATACTATAACGCCTGTAGTTCCACAAACCTTTGAAAGTTCTTCAACTGCCATAGCATATGTTAAATAATCGCAACCTTGTCCACCATATTCCTTTGAAAATGGTATACCCATGAAACCGTACTTACTCATTTTTTCAACAGTTTCAACAGGAAATCTTTCTTCTTCATCAACTTCTTGTGCTAATGGCTCTACTTCATTGATAGCAAAATTTCTGAATAACTGTCTTGCCATTTCATGTTCCTTGCTTAATTGAAAATTCATCATTTCACTCCCTATTATTTTTGCATAACTAAGTTATGCTACAAATTTTTTAACAATTACTTAAACCCATAAATTTACCCATTGTTAATAATTTAACCCAAACATTTTTAAAAAAACTTGATATCACCACATACGATTATACTAGCTTGTATATAAAATATCAAGTTAATTTGTCGAAATTTTATTTCCATTATATTCCTTTGAAATTTGCAGGCCTTTTTTCTATAAATGCTGACATACCTTCCTTTTGATCTTCTGAAGCAAAGCATAAACTAAATATATTAGATTCATAGGCAATACCTGTCTCTATATCAGTTTCAATTCCTCTATTAATAGCTTCTTTCGAATAAGCTACTGCTAATTTTGAATTTGACTTGATTTTTTGAGCAATAGAAATTACTTCTTCCATAAGGTTTTCTGGTTCAACCACTTTATTAACAAGTCCTATTCTATATGCCTCATCCGCTTTAATATGGCTACCAGTAAAAATTATCTCTTTTGCCTTGCCTAATCCCACTATTCTTGGCAACCTCTGAGTTCCAGAAAATCCTGGTGTTATACCAAGTCCTACCTCAGGTTGACCAAATTTTGCTTTTGTAGATGCTATTCTTATATCACATGCCATTGTTAACTCACATCCACCGCCAAGTGCAAATCCATTGATTGCTGCTATTACGACTTTATTAAGAGTTTCAATTTTTCTGAAAACCTTGGCTCCATCTTCACCAAATTTCTTTGCACCTGCAGCGTCTAGTTCTTTCATATAAGCAATATCTGCTCCAGCTACAAAAGCTTTACCCTCTCCTGTCAATATTACAATATCAACTTCCTTATCATCCTTAATAGAATCAAATATATATTCAAGTTCTGCAAGAACTTCTGCATTTAATGCATTTAAGGATTTAGGATTATTAATTTTTACAGTGCAAATTCCTTCATTTTTTTCTACTAACAAATTTTTAAGCTCCATATATGCCTCCATATGTAATTTTTATTATTAATTTAATTATATCATTGAATAATCTATTTTGGATTAATTTTTATTAACATTTAATATTTTTACAAAATATTGTGATTTTTTAAACATTTGTTTAATAGTTATGCATTGGTTCAGTGTGAGAATTTTAGAAATATTTGTGATTTTTTTATTAGTTCCTACTTTTTCATTACTTTATGTAATATGCAACCGTTTCTCGATAATCATATTGCACGTTTTACATAAATTATTAAAATATCAATATGTTTTGCTATTTATATTTATAAATAATAAAATCTGAACTAAAAAGTATAATTCAGATTTTATTTTTATAAAATTTAACATGTATTTATTTTTAATGCTAAATTAATTCAATGAGATCCCACATTTTGTCAAGTACATATTTCACCTTATATTCTTCTGCTAAGACCTGGGATTTTTTTTGCCATCCAACTAAAACAGGCGTTATTTCTGCATTAATAGCACATTCCATATCAAATTTCGAATCTCCAACATACAATGTTTCTTTTGTAGTGCTATTAAGCTCATCAATTGCCCTTATTAATGGTTCTTTGTTTGGTTTATGTTTTTCTACATCATCTGCAGCGACTATTACATCAAAATATTGCTCAATGTTAAAGTTTTTAATTGCATCTAATGTTGATTTTCTTACTCTAGAGGTCACTATTCCCATTTTAATACCTTTATTTTTTAAATGTTCCAATGTTTCTATTACAGTATCATACAGATATACTTCATCATTGAACCTGTCTACTTGATATTCTCTGTAACATGAAATAACGTCCTCAAAGTTGAATTTATCAAAATCTCTATTCAGTGTTGTATCTAGTGGTTCTCCAAAGGTACTCATAATATATTCTTCATCACAATCATTATTACAAAATACAGAATATATATGTTTAAAGGAATTAATTATTAATTGATTTGTATTTGCTAATGTTCCATCAAAATCGAATACTACTGTTGTAACCATTTAAGTCTCCTTACTTTTTTGCCTTTTTCATACTAAGACCAATTCTCTGTCTTTCGGTATCTATACTTATTATAGTTACATTAACTATATCTCCAACATGAACAACTTCCATTGGGTTTTTTATATATTTATCACTCATTTCTGAAAGGTGAACTAGTCCATCTTGTTTAACTCCAATATCAACAAATGCTCCAAAATCAACAACATTTCTAACTGTTCCCGTCAACTGCATTCCAACCTTTATGTCATCCATTTTCATTACATCATTTCTTAATATTGGTTTTGGCATTTCATCTCTTGGGTCTCTACCAGGTTTTTTTAATTCTTCTATTATATCTATTAAAGTAGGAATACCAATATTTAAATCATTTGCTAAAATTTTAATTCTATCATTGTATCTAGTTTTAAAAGGTTTCTTTTCCTCTTTAACATTTAACAAAGCTAAAGATTCCAAACCTTTAAGTCTATTGCTTTTATTTGGCTCTTTTACCTTTTTTGACTCTTCTTTTACTTCTATTTTCATTATTCTTTCGGTAATATCTTTTAAACTACCATTTTTAACATCATCTAATGTATAACCGAGTTGTTTTAATAGCTTTTCAGCTATTTCATATGATTCAGGGTGTACTGCTGTTTTATCTAAAGGATTCTCACCATCACTAATTCTTAGAAATCCTGCACATTGTTCAAAAGCTTTATCACCAAGTTGTTTTACCTTAATTAATTCACTACGATTACGAAATTTACCATTTTCTTCTCTAAACTTAACTATATTTTTAGAAATTGTTTTGGTTATACCTGATACATACTGTAAAAGAGCTGTTGAAGCAGTATTTAAATCAACACCTACACTATTAACGCAGTCTTCTACTACTCCGTCTAATTCCTGTCCTAATTTTGTTTGATTAACATCATGTTGATATTGACCAACACCAATACTTTTGGGATCTATTTTTACTAATTCTGCTAATGGATCCTGCATTCTTCTTCCTATTGATATAGCTCCTCTAATTGTTACATCTAAATCTGGATATTCTTCTTGCGCTAATTTCGATGCAGAATATACAGAAGCACCAGCTTCACTTACAATAGTATAAGAAACTTTCTTATCTATTTTAGAAAGCATATCTGCTACAACCTGCTCTGTTTCTCTTGATGCAGTTCCATTTCCAATTGTTATAATTTCAATATCATATTTTTTTATTATTTCAGTCATAATCTTCTGAGATTTTTCCACTTCATTTCTTGGCTCATTAGGATATATGACTCCTTGTTCTAAAAATTTTCCTGTTCCATCTAAAACTGCTAACTTACATCCTGTTCTAAAACTAGGATCTATAGCTAATACTCGTACATCTTTAACTGGCGGAACCATAAGTAGATTTTTTGTATTTTTACCAAATACTTTTATAGCTTCTCCTTCTGCTCTATCTGTAAGTATATTTCTTACTTCTCTTTCAATAGATGGAGATATAAGTCTTTTGTAGCTGTCTTCA
This region includes:
- the glmS gene encoding glutamine--fructose-6-phosphate transaminase (isomerizing), with the protein product MCGIVGYIGFEDVKEIILGGLEKLEYRGYDSAGIAIENNDNMYICKEKGRIAQLRESIDKNITGTIGIGHTRWATHGIPNKINSHPHQSYTKRFTLVHNGIIENEDELRKKYLNNTKFTSDTDTEVIVQLIEKFVNDGESVELAIRHTMSELEGSYALAILDKTDTDTIYAAKNKTPLLAGKGEGFNMVGSDAMAMINHTNQFYEIEDREFLKITKDNIEIYTIYGNKVTREPYIADIDSSDIEKGTYPHYMMKEIEEQPFVMRKIMSEYSDEKGNMKISPEIIQNVRECDKLYIIACGTSYHAGLIGKQFFEKIAGKPTEVIIASEFIYNMPLLSENPLFMFISQSGETADSRAVLVKVKEMGYKTLTLTNVKGSTLSREADSTLLLYAGPEIAVASTKAYTAQIAVLAILAASVNNKINIDIFKELSKIAYTMETLCDDKDNYKALAEKYLQNSRNCFYIGRSMDYFICLEASLKLKEISYIQTEGFAAGELKHGTIALIEDNTPVIAIITQENINLNTRSNIKEVKARGAATMVISMRKFSQETDQIVIDDVNELLSPLATIIPAQYLAYYAALLKGCDIDKPRNLAKSVTVE
- a CDS encoding alpha/beta-type small acid-soluble spore protein yields the protein MSSNNNSGSNNIVVPEAKQALNQMKTEIANELGLTNYEQVDKGNLTARQNGYVGGYMTKRLVEMAQRQMSGSSGMQNQQMK
- a CDS encoding electron transfer flavoprotein subunit alpha/FixB family protein encodes the protein MNISEYKGIFVFAEQRDQKVQKVAFELVGKGKKLAEDLNTTVTAVLLGKDMKDEAKKLCYAGADNVIYVDDELLDLYMTEPYVYTMNQIILDKKPEIVLYGASAIGRDLAPRIACRLKAGLTADCTGLTIEPDDKDSEKLNLMMTRPAFGGNLMATIACPDTRPQMATVRPGVMQALKPSESNPVNIEEYKLEIPAECKNVEILDVTKIIQQRMNIEDAKVLVSGGRGMHGPENYSMLEELADILDGTISASRAAVDAGWVPKDRQVGQTGKTVRPNLYIACGISGAIQHLAGMEESDYIIAINKDETAPIFEVADVGIVGDIFKVVPQLIEQLKQATVNK
- a CDS encoding electron transfer flavoprotein subunit beta/FixA family protein, with the protein product MNIVVCIKQVPDTTEVRIDPKTNTLIREGVPSIINPDDKAGLEAAIRIKEEKGAHVTAISMGPPQADLALREALAMGADEAILITDRAFGGADTLATSKTLAASLSKLDYDLIITGRQAIDGDTAQVGPETAEHLGLTNISYAEDIKIDGDCIIVKRQYEDRYHTLKTKLPCLVTALAELNQPRYMTPGGIFEAFRDKEVKVWTVKDLDVDLNEIGLKGSPTKVKKSFTKGAKTAGKVFNLEPQESAELILDKMKEKFII
- a CDS encoding acyl-CoA dehydrogenase; protein product: MNFQLSKEHEMARQLFRNFAINEVEPLAQEVDEEERFPVETVEKMSKYGFMGIPFSKEYGGQGCDYLTYAMAVEELSKVCGTTGVIVSAHTSLCGGPLNEFGTEEQKKKYLTKVASGEWIGAFGLTEPGAGTDAAGQQTKAVLDGDNYILNGTKIFITNGSYADCYIVMAMTDKSQGTRGISAFIVEKDFPGFSIGKKELKMGIRGSATCELVFEDCIVPKENLLGKEGQGFKIAMKTLDSGRIGIAAQALGIAQGAIDETVKYVKERKQFGRSISKFQNTQFQLADMQAKVDASRLLVYRAACNKDAGKPYNVDAAMAKLIAAETAMEVTTKAVQLHGGYGYTRDYPVERMMRDAKITEIYEGTSEVQRMVISANMLK
- a CDS encoding short-chain-enoyl-CoA hydratase, which produces MELKNLLVEKNEGICTVKINNPKSLNALNAEVLAELEYIFDSIKDDKEVDIVILTGEGKAFVAGADIAYMKELDAAGAKKFGEDGAKVFRKIETLNKVVIAAINGFALGGGCELTMACDIRIASTKAKFGQPEVGLGITPGFSGTQRLPRIVGLGKAKEIIFTGSHIKADEAYRIGLVNKVVEPENLMEEVISIAQKIKSNSKLAVAYSKEAINRGIETDIETGIAYESNIFSLCFASEDQKEGMSAFIEKRPANFKGI
- a CDS encoding HAD-IA family hydrolase, coding for MVTTVVFDFDGTLANTNQLIINSFKHIYSVFCNNDCDEEYIMSTFGEPLDTTLNRDFDKFNFEDVISCYREYQVDRFNDEVYLYDTVIETLEHLKNKGIKMGIVTSRVRKSTLDAIKNFNIEQYFDVIVAADDVEKHKPNKEPLIRAIDELNSTTKETLYVGDSKFDMECAINAEITPVLVGWQKKSQVLAEEYKVKYVLDKMWDLIELI
- a CDS encoding Tex family protein; this encodes MVDINKILCEEFNIKLNQVENTIKLIDEGNTIPFIARYRKEQTGSLDDIVLRDLHERLVYLRNLQNRKEEVIRLIEEQGKLTEELKNEILKSEVLQRVEDLYRPYKQKKSTRASKAKEKGLEPLANIIIDQNLADGDLDEIAKPFIDEEKGVKNVKEAYEGACDIIAERISDNADYRKHIREIYLVDGVLTTEAVDEEEKTVYEMYYKFEEDIKRIANHRILAINRGEKEKKLKVKLNTPDDKIINYLISKETKSEVSITTDYVIAAIEDSYKRLISPSIEREVRNILTDRAEGEAIKVFGKNTKNLLMVPPVKDVRVLAIDPSFRTGCKLAVLDGTGKFLEQGVIYPNEPRNEVEKSQKIMTEIIKKYDIEIITIGNGTASRETEQVVADMLSKIDKKVSYTIVSEAGASVYSASKLAQEEYPDLDVTIRGAISIGRRMQDPLAELVKIDPKSIGVGQYQHDVNQTKLGQELDGVVEDCVNSVGVDLNTASTALLQYVSGITKTISKNIVKFREENGKFRNRSELIKVKQLGDKAFEQCAGFLRISDGENPLDKTAVHPESYEIAEKLLKQLGYTLDDVKNGSLKDITERIMKIEVKEESKKVKEPNKSNRLKGLESLALLNVKEEKKPFKTRYNDRIKILANDLNIGIPTLIDIIEELKKPGRDPRDEMPKPILRNDVMKMDDIKVGMQLTGTVRNVVDFGAFVDIGVKQDGLVHLSEMSDKYIKNPMEVVHVGDIVNVTIISIDTERQRIGLSMKKAKK